The genomic interval CACTAACCTGCAGAAGTATTGGGATCTAATTTTTCATCTTCAGAATCCAAGTAGGCATACTCTGGTATAGCACCAGGATTAAATGGGCAGATTCCTGTAGATTTAAAAGCCGACACAGCGTTATCAACAGTTGTTGCTTTTGACCACGTCTCCGACAGCAATTGACCAAATTGCATACGAGAAAGTTTCCTACCAGGATTTGCTTTTACAAATGTATTGCAAGCTTTATTCCAAAAGGCTTTCAGACTTCTAAAGAAACACCTGTCCAAGGGTTGAAGGAACTGAGTAGTATGACCAGGTAGACAAAACAGAATAACATTATGTTCATCGGCATATTCCAGCATTTCTACCGAATTACAATGACTGGCATCACCATCCAGTAAAAGTAGAATTTTTCCGTCTGGTTTACGTGGAACAAAATGTTCTTTTAACCAGGTAAACATCAAATCCGTATTAATATAAGCGGATTTTTCGTTCATGTAAACCACAGAACCCGGAGACATACCATACTCAAActcggtttttttatttttgcccTTAAAAATGCAAGCTGATGGTATGTAAAAACCTTCTGCATTACAACATGAGATTACTGTAATTGTTTCTCCATTTTCTGATGATGTTATTGCGGCAACGTTTTTTGAGCCTTTCTGAGCAATAACATAACCTGGCTTATTATTAAGTTGGAGACCCGTCTcatccatattaaatatatgaCCAGGCTTGTTTACTAAACCGGCCTCCATTAATGTTGTTTCTAACAGATTAAAGTACGCCTAGACCTTTTCTTTATTCATACCGTTGCATCGAGCTAGTGATACACCCTCAGCTTTCCTAACACTCAAGTCTGGATGTCGTTGTAAAAAACATATGTAACCAGTCATAACCAGCAAGTTTACTGTCTGTATTAAAAGGTTGTTTAATTTTAAGCTGATCTGCCAGGTGAAACGCCATTGCTCTGACATTTTCAAGAGTTGGCGCAAATCCGTGTTTTTGTAGCTTTTGTATATGAAacctaatttttaattcattctgGATGCCAAAGATACAAGGCGGTCCAAGAGTTCTTTTGATAAAGTCATTATTTTTAAGTCGCCTTCTAAGTGTTGGAGGAGGAATGTTGTTGAAAGTGCGGCATGCTTCTCTCAAGCCCATCACACCGTTTTTAACTGCTTCTGCAGCCCGGAGTAGGTCGGCTTCAGTCCATTTTCCCCTTTGCACTGACccttttctaatatattttgttgGCATGATTCTAAAATCTGCAATAAATTATAAGCACTGTAATAAGTACCTACACACTTCGGGATAGATGGCCCGTGAGCCAACTAACCCGAATGTCCATTGGGCCATCTGTCCCAAATGCATGGGAGTGACGGCCCACTTTATATCTCGCATGTGCTAGGATATAAAGAAACGTTCGTCAtcttaacataacctcaaacaaTCCCAAACTTAAGATTTGCCATAAATAAGTCCGAAAAAAACTATGTTGGAGTTAACTATTATTCTTAAAACGGaccttaattatttttaaggcatgcaaaataaaatttttgtaataacttacccaaaaattcactaaatttattcaaaaatggagCACGGTATGCACGACATGAATATTAGAAGGTGGCTAAAGTAACGCTAAACGTAAAGTTAAAATTTGCGGAAATATTGGAATGGGTCATCTTACACGTTGGACCATCTGTCCCGGACTTACCCTATACACCTGCTCacaaatccgttattgcaatgaccaaaattaataaactaaagTTTAAATGCATTCtaatcgccagatttagctctctcggattattttccaTTCCCAGACTTCAAAAAATGactcaaagattttccaacaatgcgGATTTGTATGAAACCGAAAGGAGattacttttttaaacaaatatatctttttccaagttttttttgGTTCTGGTACCATCCTGGAATTAGCTTCAGTCGAGGAGTTCTTTTATACGTGTCTTCCTATAAACTCCTTCGCTTATTAATTCCTTTACAACTTGTATGGGTTTGGTTGCAGTGCTTTGctactcttttttttttgtgtaacgATTTTCGAACgtcaaatttcgattattaaaaattttaaatcaacgtGGTGCCAGCCGCTCTGTGTCTTCCTTTCCAAATTAAACAGCTGCttcaaacttttgtttttaataatgtaataactTATAAGATACCCCTTGTATGTATATTCAAATCTTTTCAAACTTCGATTTTGGAAATTATCTTCTTATTAATGAGTTGATCATTTATTATGATTGTACCTACCAGAAAAATTctctaattttcatttattagtgggttctttatcaaatatttcctCAACCAGTTTTCTGTTGTTTTCTTGGTCTTAGATATCTTGAGTAATTGTTGGTAGTAATTTTTCTCAGCTGTATTTTAAGATGAATCTTCACCACTTCAAATTTTCTCCCTGAAGATGTCGTATTTTATATAAGTACTTACTATTTATTACTAATGTATAGTTCTTAGATAAAACCCACAGATTCAGTCACGCTTTTTCGACGAATTTCGAATATAAAATGAGGAATATAAAAATACTCTATCTACTTTTCTCTACAGTTTACTAACCtgtcaaaaaaaatgtaaaaatatctttatattgTCATATCTCGTTTCCTACATTCAAATTTAACACAGACACGTTTCAGTTTTATATGGGTATGTATGATATATTCtagattctttttattataaccTACCTGAGTTTTTCAGATGAATTATCATTTCATGTCTAGTTTCTACCTTTATGCACTTCCACCAACATGTCCCATGCATTAATGCATGAACAAGATTCGTCGagatcataaaatataatattatgtcactacaccctgtatattttcatttattgtagTACGATAATAACTAATAGAATCCTGTTAATCGCTTATTATTCGCATATcatattttagaatgtttaaTGTGatcaatttcatgttttttccgTATCAGAACAATGAGCAATCCTGAAAAATAATCgcggaatattttttttcctgagAAACTTATTGTAGTTAAAGAAGAAGCAAAATGCATCTGTTTACTTTTGATTTCTCGTGgtaattttgaaataagttACTTAAATAGAAACCACATTATATTTTAATCACTTTTAGTATTAAATAAACCATTTATAAGTGAGTTTTTATGATTTGTGAGTAATCTAAATGTTTTTATGACTTTTCCACACATCAGTAATATAATTTTAAGGCCTTAACAAAGTATTACTGAAAGTGAGTTATATCGAGGTAATGAAAAACGAGACCTCCATCAATATCCCTCAAGAGTTACTACTCAGTTTCTTAACTTTTGAGGAATCCAATAAAGTTTTCCAAATCACaatttccattcatttatataattgataaattcaATCGAAAAGCTTTCGGAATTTCAATCGATAATTACGTGATTCAAACAAGACAAtgagattaatgaaaaatattaaatcgaTGAAATAAAAGATTT from Diorhabda sublineata isolate icDioSubl1.1 chromosome 8, icDioSubl1.1, whole genome shotgun sequence carries:
- the LOC130447870 gene encoding uncharacterized protein LOC130447870 → MDETGLQLNNKPGYVIAQKGSKNVAAITSSENGETITVISCCNAEGFYIPSACIFKGKNKKTEFEYGMSPGSVVYMNEKSAYINTDLMFTWLKEHFVPRKPDGKILLLLDGDASHCNSVEMLEYADEHNVILFCLPGHTTQFLQPLDRCFFRSLKAFWNKACNTFVKANPGRKLSRMQFGQLLSETWSKATTVDNAVSAFKSTGICPFNPGAIPEYAYLDSEDEKLDPNTSAVYATESNNTTQTKDDKMPSTSALESEPEP